From a region of the Marinomonas mediterranea MMB-1 genome:
- a CDS encoding ABC transporter permease: MNISTAFPSFDSLRRSQAAALLLVLAVLAIAWYLGALWLNSDLLIKGYERRSIDWTFGQLISDAYSMKRPLLPTPDQIGAELYKSIFDTKVSSKRSLVYHSGITLSSTLLGFLLGALLGILLAIGIVHSRTLERSLMPWVITSQTIPILAIAPMIIVVLGAMNFTGVLPKAIISMYLSFFPVTIGMVKGLRAPEKLHMELLATYSASSEQVFRKLRWPSAMPYLFASLKIAIAASLVGAIVGELPTGAQGGLGSRLLSGSYYGQTIQIWSALVVAAVLGAVLVVVVGYFEKRVNRRMGSQL, from the coding sequence ATGAATATCTCAACAGCCTTTCCCTCATTCGATTCACTCAGACGTAGTCAAGCCGCGGCGTTACTATTGGTCTTGGCTGTGCTGGCGATTGCTTGGTATCTTGGCGCTCTGTGGTTAAACAGCGATTTATTGATTAAAGGGTATGAGCGTCGCAGTATTGATTGGACGTTCGGGCAGCTGATTTCAGACGCTTACTCGATGAAGCGACCTCTGTTGCCGACACCAGACCAAATTGGCGCAGAGTTGTATAAATCCATCTTTGATACCAAGGTAAGTTCAAAGCGTTCGCTGGTCTACCATTCCGGCATTACCCTTTCCTCAACCCTATTAGGTTTTTTGCTGGGCGCATTGCTTGGCATTCTGCTTGCCATTGGCATTGTGCACAGTCGCACGTTAGAACGTAGCTTAATGCCGTGGGTCATCACATCGCAGACCATTCCGATTCTCGCCATTGCCCCCATGATCATTGTTGTGCTCGGTGCGATGAATTTTACCGGCGTTTTACCGAAGGCCATTATTTCAATGTACTTGTCGTTTTTCCCTGTCACGATTGGCATGGTGAAAGGGTTACGTGCGCCTGAAAAACTTCATATGGAGTTGTTAGCTACCTACAGCGCGTCCTCAGAGCAGGTCTTTCGTAAGTTACGTTGGCCGAGCGCCATGCCGTATTTGTTTGCAAGCTTGAAAATTGCCATTGCCGCGTCCTTGGTTGGGGCGATTGTGGGCGAGCTGCCTACTGGCGCGCAAGGTGGATTGGGCTCGCGTTTGCTAAGTGGTTCTTACTATGGGCAAACCATACAGATTTGGTCAGCACTGGTCGTCGCCGCGGTTTTAGGTGCCGTTCTGGTTGTTGTGGTGGGGTATTTCGAAAAACGGGTCAATCGCCGTATGGGGAGTCAACTATGA
- the rutR gene encoding HTH-type transcriptional regulator RutR, with amino-acid sequence MSSDNVTPDTEKEKSPRTYSASTQRRRSAAKQDKQNKIMEAALELFSRSGLGGTSIDQVAELADVSKSNLLYHFNSKEQLYIEVIKHVLDVWVTPLEGFSEDQDPIEAISGYIKVKLEMSRDNPEESRLFCMEVVHGAPLLSSELKKPLHDLVEAKAAVIHAWIKAGKMQKVDPYHLLFTIWATTQHYADFAVQIEAITGRNLNNKAFFNETLATLYQLILKGIEITDRE; translated from the coding sequence ATGTCATCAGATAACGTCACACCCGACACAGAAAAAGAGAAATCGCCACGCACGTATAGCGCAAGCACACAAAGAAGACGATCTGCAGCGAAGCAAGACAAGCAGAATAAAATTATGGAAGCGGCGTTGGAGCTCTTTTCACGCAGCGGATTGGGTGGCACCAGTATTGATCAAGTAGCAGAACTTGCCGATGTATCCAAAAGTAATTTGCTCTACCACTTTAACAGTAAAGAGCAGCTTTATATTGAAGTTATTAAACACGTATTGGATGTGTGGGTGACGCCATTAGAAGGCTTTTCTGAAGACCAAGATCCAATAGAAGCTATTTCAGGATATATCAAAGTCAAACTTGAAATGTCTCGCGATAACCCCGAAGAATCTCGCCTTTTTTGCATGGAAGTCGTTCATGGCGCACCTCTGCTCTCCTCAGAATTAAAAAAACCATTGCATGATCTAGTTGAAGCGAAAGCCGCTGTCATTCACGCTTGGATCAAAGCGGGAAAAATGCAGAAAGTAGACCCCTATCACCTGTTATTTACAATTTGGGCCACCACTCAGCACTACGCTGACTTTGCAGTGCAGATAGAAGCCATAACAGGGAGAAATCTAAACAATAAGGCGTTTTTTAACGAGACACTCGCAACCTTATATCAGCTGATTTTGAAAGGAATAGAAATAACGGATCGTGAATAA
- the nhaB gene encoding sodium/proton antiporter NhaB: protein MKSAFAQSFGNNFLGASPLWYKQIIIVFLIANPIILNAFGPFITGWLLIIEFIFTLAMALKCYPLQPGGLIALEAIMLNLTTTDGVYNEVIHNIDVILLLMFMVAGIYFMKDMLLFIFNKLLVRIKSKTAISLVFSLTAAILSAFLDALTVTAVLISVSVGFYSVYHKVASGQPSGGNASGSTDDSDILEVNKEDLAEFRAFLRSLLMHGAVGTALGGVATMVGEPQNLIIAKVAGWDFIEFFLHIAPISLPVLVSGLCTVILLEKTGWFGYGAKLPENVRNILKNFSKEEKSKYTAKRKATIVVQGIVAVILVLSLAFHVAEVGLVGLMVIVLLTAFNGVTDEHQIGHAFEEALPFTALLVVFFTVVSVIHAQHLFEPIIAYVLALPTHSQPIMFFIANGVLSAISDNVFVATVYIGEIKEALEAGAISREQFEILAVAVNTGTNLPSVATPNGQAAFLFLLTSAIAPLVRLSYGKMVWMALPYTIVLSIVGGICVINFL, encoded by the coding sequence ATGAAGTCAGCGTTTGCCCAGTCGTTTGGCAATAATTTCCTCGGCGCTTCGCCACTTTGGTACAAGCAAATCATAATCGTTTTTTTGATCGCAAACCCTATTATTTTAAATGCGTTTGGCCCTTTTATAACGGGCTGGTTGCTGATCATAGAATTTATCTTTACGCTCGCGATGGCGTTAAAATGCTATCCGCTTCAGCCCGGTGGTCTGATCGCACTCGAAGCCATTATGCTGAACCTAACGACGACCGACGGTGTCTACAACGAAGTCATCCATAACATCGATGTGATTCTACTTCTTATGTTTATGGTCGCCGGCATTTACTTTATGAAAGACATGCTGCTGTTTATTTTTAATAAACTGCTCGTACGGATCAAATCCAAAACCGCTATATCGCTCGTTTTTAGCTTAACCGCTGCTATCCTTTCCGCCTTTTTAGATGCGTTAACCGTTACCGCTGTTCTTATCAGTGTGAGCGTTGGTTTCTACTCGGTGTATCACAAGGTGGCATCCGGCCAGCCAAGTGGCGGGAACGCATCAGGCAGCACGGACGACAGTGATATTTTGGAAGTCAATAAGGAAGATCTCGCTGAATTTCGCGCGTTCCTAAGAAGCCTACTAATGCACGGTGCGGTTGGTACGGCATTAGGAGGCGTGGCAACGATGGTGGGCGAGCCTCAAAACCTGATCATCGCAAAAGTGGCAGGTTGGGACTTTATCGAATTCTTTTTACACATTGCCCCTATTTCGCTCCCCGTCCTTGTATCAGGGTTGTGTACCGTCATTTTGTTAGAAAAGACAGGTTGGTTTGGGTACGGCGCCAAGCTACCGGAAAACGTTCGAAATATTTTGAAAAATTTCTCAAAAGAAGAGAAATCAAAATACACGGCAAAACGTAAAGCAACGATCGTTGTTCAAGGCATCGTTGCGGTTATTTTGGTGCTGTCATTGGCATTTCACGTCGCGGAAGTGGGTCTTGTCGGCTTAATGGTCATTGTCTTACTCACGGCCTTCAATGGCGTCACCGATGAGCACCAAATTGGTCACGCGTTCGAAGAAGCTCTTCCTTTTACAGCCTTGCTGGTGGTGTTCTTTACGGTGGTCTCGGTTATTCACGCTCAGCATCTGTTTGAACCCATTATCGCTTACGTGCTTGCTCTGCCGACTCACAGTCAGCCAATCATGTTTTTTATCGCCAACGGTGTGTTATCAGCAATTAGCGACAACGTTTTCGTTGCTACCGTTTACATTGGGGAAATAAAAGAGGCCTTGGAGGCTGGAGCAATCTCACGTGAGCAGTTTGAAATCCTAGCGGTCGCCGTCAACACAGGGACAAATCTACCCAGTGTCGCGACGCCTAATGGTCAAGCAGCGTTCTTGTTCCTGCTGACGTCTGCCATTGCGCCGCTAGTACGCTTGTCTTATGGAAAAATGGTTTGGATGGCATTGCCATATACCATCGTATTGAGCATTGTTGGTGGCATCTGTGTCATCAACTTTTTGTAA
- a CDS encoding flavin reductase, which translates to MSETNELQREERPIEKAEPISAQAFKEGMANLAGAVNIVTTEVNGVRAGFTATAVCSVSDSPATLLVCLNRGSSVYETFKNAPNVAINTLASGQDALSNLFGGKAPMAERFETGNWSTQQTQSPVLTDAAVSFDCQVIHRQSIATHDAFFCEVVAIQTTDNSGALLYYQRGYLNVGSTL; encoded by the coding sequence ATGAGCGAGACGAACGAATTACAACGTGAAGAACGACCAATTGAAAAAGCGGAACCAATCTCCGCTCAGGCGTTTAAAGAGGGCATGGCGAACCTTGCAGGTGCGGTCAACATAGTGACGACGGAGGTCAATGGCGTGCGAGCTGGGTTTACCGCGACCGCAGTATGCAGCGTTAGTGATAGCCCTGCGACCTTGCTGGTTTGTTTAAACCGAGGTTCATCCGTTTACGAGACATTCAAGAATGCGCCAAATGTGGCCATTAATACCCTAGCAAGTGGGCAAGACGCACTTTCTAATCTATTTGGTGGTAAAGCGCCCATGGCAGAGCGGTTCGAAACGGGCAACTGGTCGACTCAGCAAACGCAATCCCCCGTGTTAACTGACGCGGCGGTAAGCTTTGATTGTCAGGTGATTCACCGTCAAAGTATTGCAACTCACGATGCCTTCTTTTGCGAAGTTGTCGCGATCCAAACGACCGATAACAGCGGCGCGTTACTCTATTACCAACGTGGTTATCTGAATGTAGGTAGCACGCTTTAA
- a CDS encoding ABC transporter permease, which produces MKHAVFIVAGAFALTLSLQLVGHYDGLYLQYPIWLALIPFLLLGTWFAMASMTTLSDRIESKVATQVIHFAIPSLFAFILLVLWQLVVTGFNVPKVLLPAPSTILTTFVTHLDVLGKDFAQTWLKAVLVGWIIGCLSGFIAALLIDGSPFLQKGLLPVGNIMSSIPIVGIAPIMVMWFGFDWQSKAAVVVIMTFFPMLVNTLAGLQARDSLHLDLLQTYAGKRYQVLWYVQLPAALPFIFNALKVNSTLALIGAIVAEFFGTPIVGMGFRISTEVGRMNMDMVWATILVAALAGSASYGLLALLESKLTFWHPSRRGTR; this is translated from the coding sequence ATGAAACACGCTGTATTTATCGTCGCAGGCGCGTTTGCTTTGACTCTCAGTTTGCAATTGGTCGGGCACTACGATGGGCTTTATCTCCAGTATCCTATTTGGTTGGCCTTGATTCCTTTTTTGCTGTTAGGGACTTGGTTTGCGATGGCGTCGATGACGACACTGTCTGATCGGATTGAATCGAAGGTTGCGACGCAAGTTATCCATTTTGCCATACCGAGTTTATTTGCGTTTATCCTGCTTGTACTTTGGCAGTTAGTCGTAACCGGGTTTAATGTACCAAAAGTACTTTTACCTGCGCCGAGTACCATTCTTACCACCTTTGTGACGCACCTTGATGTACTTGGGAAAGACTTCGCGCAAACGTGGTTAAAAGCGGTCTTGGTGGGGTGGATCATTGGCTGTCTAAGTGGCTTTATTGCTGCCTTGTTAATCGATGGGAGCCCATTTCTGCAAAAAGGCTTACTTCCCGTCGGCAACATAATGTCTTCAATTCCGATCGTCGGAATCGCACCCATAATGGTGATGTGGTTTGGGTTTGATTGGCAATCAAAAGCCGCCGTGGTCGTCATCATGACGTTTTTCCCTATGCTAGTGAATACGCTTGCAGGTTTGCAAGCGCGAGATTCATTGCATCTCGATTTGCTTCAAACCTACGCTGGCAAGCGATATCAGGTGCTTTGGTACGTGCAATTGCCCGCCGCTCTCCCTTTCATTTTTAACGCGCTAAAAGTCAATTCAACCCTCGCACTGATTGGTGCGATTGTCGCTGAGTTCTTTGGAACGCCTATTGTCGGAATGGGGTTTAGAATTTCAACCGAAGTGGGTCGAATGAACATGGACATGGTGTGGGCAACGATTTTAGTCGCCGCGCTGGCAGGCTCTGCTAGCTATGGCTTGCTGGCGTTACTGGAATCCAAGTTAACATTTTGGCACCCATCAAGAAGAGGGACGCGTTAA
- the sohB gene encoding protease SohB, with amino-acid sequence MEFLTEYAGFLVRILTVIVLFALVLVLLTAGKSKKNSGLSINKLNDGYDKAKSLMENALLNKKALKAKAKARKNEQKKEKKSPATDKKKVFVLDFDGDIKASAVESMRREITAILAVATKDDEVVVRLESGGGMVHSYGLAASQLQRIKDAGVSLTICVDKVAASGGYMMACVADKIIAAPFAILGSIGVVAQIPNIHRLLDKNNIDVELHTAGKFKRTLTVIGENTDEGREKFKQDLEDTHVLFKDFVASQRAVLDIESVATGETWYGSQAVENKLIDEVKTSDTYIVDQYDNANVFKVEYSEPKSVAERLGLSVLSAVEVKATGWISRVLNSRGF; translated from the coding sequence TTGGAATTTTTGACGGAATATGCAGGCTTTCTTGTCCGCATCCTAACGGTCATCGTTTTATTTGCGTTGGTTTTAGTGTTGTTGACGGCGGGAAAGAGCAAAAAAAACTCTGGATTAAGTATCAACAAACTTAATGACGGATACGATAAGGCGAAGTCGTTGATGGAAAACGCTTTGCTTAATAAAAAAGCGCTAAAAGCGAAGGCAAAAGCGCGTAAGAATGAACAGAAAAAAGAGAAGAAGTCACCCGCGACGGATAAGAAAAAAGTGTTTGTCTTGGATTTTGATGGCGATATCAAAGCGTCTGCCGTGGAATCTATGCGTCGAGAAATTACGGCAATCTTAGCGGTGGCAACAAAAGACGACGAAGTGGTCGTTCGTTTAGAGAGCGGCGGCGGAATGGTGCACAGCTATGGTCTTGCAGCGTCTCAGTTGCAACGTATTAAAGACGCTGGTGTGTCTCTAACCATTTGTGTCGATAAAGTCGCGGCCAGTGGTGGTTATATGATGGCCTGTGTCGCTGATAAAATCATCGCTGCCCCGTTTGCGATTTTGGGCTCCATTGGCGTTGTCGCGCAAATCCCAAATATCCATCGTTTACTTGATAAAAACAACATCGATGTCGAACTGCACACAGCAGGTAAATTTAAACGTACATTGACGGTTATTGGTGAAAACACCGACGAAGGGCGTGAAAAATTCAAACAAGATTTGGAAGATACTCATGTGTTGTTTAAAGATTTTGTCGCGTCTCAGCGTGCTGTCTTGGACATTGAATCAGTTGCGACGGGCGAGACTTGGTACGGTAGCCAAGCGGTTGAAAACAAGTTAATCGACGAAGTGAAAACCAGTGACACCTACATTGTTGATCAGTATGACAATGCTAATGTATTCAAAGTAGAGTACAGCGAGCCAAAGTCGGTTGCAGAACGATTAGGGCTTTCTGTATTAAGTGCGGTAGAAGTAAAAGCAACGGGTTGGATTTCCCGTGTATTAAACAGCCGTGGCTTTTAA
- the rutC gene encoding pyrimidine utilization protein C: MSKKSIIPAGTGKPLAPYVPGSMADNVLYVSGTLPFDKDNNVVHVGDAAAQTRHVLETIKGVVEEAGGTMDDVTFNTILITDWDNYAAVNEVYAEYFPGEKPARYCIQCGLVKPDALVEIASFAHIG; this comes from the coding sequence ATGAGTAAAAAATCAATCATTCCAGCAGGCACAGGCAAACCACTAGCACCTTATGTACCGGGCTCCATGGCGGATAACGTGCTGTATGTATCCGGTACTTTACCCTTTGACAAAGACAACAACGTGGTTCATGTCGGCGATGCAGCTGCGCAAACACGCCACGTATTGGAAACCATAAAAGGCGTGGTCGAAGAAGCGGGTGGCACGATGGATGACGTGACGTTTAACACCATCTTGATTACCGATTGGGATAACTACGCAGCCGTTAACGAAGTCTACGCAGAGTATTTTCCGGGTGAAAAACCGGCGCGTTACTGCATTCAATGTGGGCTAGTGAAGCCTGATGCTTTAGTTGAGATCGCGAGCTTCGCGCACATTGGGTAA
- the rutA gene encoding pyrimidine utilization protein A, translating into MDVGVFIPIGNNGWLISKTSPQYKPSFDLNKEIVVKAEEYGMDFALSMIKLRGFGGETEFWDYNLESFTLMAGLAAVTSKIQLYATAATLVLPPAIMARMATTIDSISNGRFGVNLVTGWQRPEYSQMGMWPGDEYFASRYDYLDEYIKVVKELWATGKSDFKGEFFQMDDCRMLPKPSREIPIICAGQSASGMAFTAKHGNYNFCFGKGVNTPTAFAPTAARLQEAAEKAEREVDSAVLMMVIADETDEKAMAKWELYKEGQDFGATDWMTQQGAADKKSGKDTNVRDMTDPTSVVNFNMGTLVGSYEKVAAMLDEIATVPGCGGVLLTFDDFIQGMDDYGKKIQPLMKSRQHINHSAAV; encoded by the coding sequence ATGGACGTAGGTGTATTTATTCCGATTGGTAACAATGGCTGGTTGATTTCTAAAACATCACCGCAGTACAAACCGAGCTTCGATCTAAATAAAGAGATCGTCGTAAAAGCGGAGGAGTACGGCATGGATTTCGCACTGTCCATGATTAAGCTCCGAGGTTTTGGAGGTGAGACCGAGTTTTGGGATTACAACCTAGAATCCTTCACACTGATGGCGGGTCTTGCTGCGGTAACAAGTAAAATTCAACTCTATGCGACGGCAGCAACCTTGGTCTTACCACCGGCTATTATGGCGCGAATGGCGACCACGATCGACTCAATCTCAAATGGCCGCTTTGGTGTTAACTTAGTGACGGGTTGGCAGCGCCCTGAATATTCTCAGATGGGAATGTGGCCGGGTGACGAGTACTTCGCAAGCCGTTATGACTATCTAGACGAATACATCAAAGTCGTGAAAGAACTTTGGGCGACAGGAAAGAGCGATTTTAAAGGCGAGTTCTTTCAAATGGACGACTGCCGCATGCTCCCCAAACCTTCTCGTGAAATTCCAATTATATGTGCAGGGCAAAGTGCGTCTGGTATGGCGTTTACGGCGAAGCACGGCAACTATAACTTCTGTTTCGGTAAAGGGGTAAACACGCCAACCGCGTTTGCGCCAACGGCAGCGCGTTTGCAAGAAGCCGCTGAGAAAGCGGAACGAGAAGTGGATTCCGCCGTGCTGATGATGGTTATTGCAGACGAAACAGACGAGAAAGCAATGGCAAAGTGGGAGCTGTATAAAGAAGGGCAGGACTTTGGTGCGACCGACTGGATGACACAACAGGGCGCAGCCGACAAAAAATCTGGTAAAGATACCAACGTTCGTGACATGACGGACCCAACATCGGTTGTGAACTTCAATATGGGAACTTTAGTGGGGTCTTACGAAAAAGTAGCAGCAATGCTCGATGAAATCGCAACGGTACCGGGATGCGGCGGTGTGTTATTAACGTTTGACGACTTTATTCAAGGTATGGACGACTACGGTAAGAAGATCCAGCCACTTATGAAATCTCGCCAACATATTAATCATTCTGCGGCGGTTTAG
- the rutD gene encoding pyrimidine utilization protein D codes for MYFEVLGSTDPSAQTVVLSSGLGGSANFWKPQLSELTQLYRVVVYDQLGTGRSPAVLPDQYRISNMADELLELLDHAGIQTCHVVGHALGGLVAMEMALKQPERLTSMVLINAWSSPNPHTLRCFNIRKAILASCEKRVFLQMQALILYPPDWIAENIEALEAEEAHLLEYFPEESNLLKRIAALSEFDIESQLSDIAIDALIVANKDDLLVPWQRSMILDEGLSSSTLKILDYGGHASTVTATDAFNSLLMAHLAQY; via the coding sequence ATGTATTTCGAAGTATTGGGTTCGACCGACCCAAGCGCGCAAACGGTGGTTCTTAGCTCAGGTTTGGGCGGCTCAGCCAATTTTTGGAAGCCTCAATTGTCTGAGTTAACGCAGCTTTATCGTGTGGTTGTTTATGATCAACTCGGAACAGGGCGGAGTCCCGCCGTTCTGCCTGATCAGTACCGCATCTCGAACATGGCGGATGAACTGCTTGAGCTGCTTGATCACGCAGGCATTCAAACCTGTCATGTTGTCGGACATGCGTTGGGCGGATTAGTCGCAATGGAAATGGCATTAAAGCAACCAGAGCGATTGACAAGCATGGTGCTGATCAACGCGTGGAGCAGTCCAAACCCGCATACGTTGCGGTGCTTCAATATTCGTAAGGCGATTCTCGCCAGCTGCGAAAAACGCGTATTTCTGCAAATGCAGGCCTTAATTCTCTATCCACCTGATTGGATTGCAGAAAACATTGAAGCACTAGAAGCAGAAGAAGCGCACTTGCTTGAGTATTTCCCAGAAGAGAGCAATTTATTAAAGCGAATCGCCGCATTGAGTGAATTTGATATTGAAAGCCAACTTAGCGACATCGCCATCGACGCGTTAATCGTGGCAAATAAAGACGATCTGTTGGTGCCTTGGCAGCGCTCGATGATATTGGATGAAGGTTTATCTAGCTCGACATTAAAAATACTCGACTACGGTGGTCATGCGTCAACGGTGACCGCGACCGATGCATTTAATTCTCTGCTAATGGCGCATTTAGCTCAGTACTGA
- the rutB gene encoding pyrimidine utilization protein B, which translates to MSTSTSETVSEFTVAGYCDGSKPNEIVLPAKPEPLAIDLSETAIIVVDMQNAYATKNGYLDKAGFDISSTGPVIEQTAKVLNVARKANMPVVYFQNGWDPQYTEAGGPGSPNWYKSNALKTMRKQPELMGTLLAKGTWDYELVDELAPQAGDIVIPKTRYSGFYNTNLDSMLRSRGIKNLVFTGIATNVCVESTLRDGFFLEYFGIVLADATHQAGSDAIQAASLYNIETFFGWVSDVDTFCEKVEQV; encoded by the coding sequence ATGAGTACGAGCACGAGTGAAACAGTCAGTGAATTCACTGTGGCGGGTTACTGTGATGGCAGCAAGCCTAATGAAATCGTCTTACCCGCTAAGCCTGAACCGTTAGCCATCGATCTCTCTGAAACGGCGATTATCGTTGTCGATATGCAAAATGCCTACGCGACAAAAAACGGCTATTTAGACAAAGCGGGCTTCGATATCTCAAGTACGGGGCCGGTCATTGAGCAAACCGCCAAGGTTTTGAATGTCGCAAGGAAGGCCAATATGCCCGTTGTGTATTTTCAAAACGGTTGGGACCCTCAATATACCGAAGCGGGTGGGCCGGGGTCACCGAATTGGTATAAATCCAACGCACTCAAGACCATGCGCAAGCAACCTGAACTCATGGGAACGCTATTAGCAAAAGGGACATGGGATTACGAGCTGGTTGATGAACTGGCTCCGCAAGCTGGCGATATTGTCATTCCTAAAACGCGCTATAGCGGTTTTTACAACACAAACCTAGACAGCATGTTACGAAGTCGAGGGATTAAAAACCTCGTATTCACCGGCATAGCAACCAATGTTTGTGTCGAATCCACGTTGCGAGATGGCTTCTTTTTGGAGTACTTCGGCATCGTATTGGCTGACGCGACTCATCAGGCGGGATCGGATGCCATTCAAGCCGCGTCGCTTTACAACATTGAAACCTTTTTTGGCTGGGTGTCCGACGTTGATACTTTCTGCGAAAAGGTGGAACAGGTTTAG
- a CDS encoding ABC transporter ATP-binding protein — translation MTISETATKTETETEIERASEDSEVATPLSKTQNNRAMISIEDLSLVFETNDGSVNALSHIDLDIGEGDFVSFIGPSGCGKTTLLRVIADLEKPTSGKIFVDGTSPEDARLNRLYGYVFQAPALFPWRTIDSNCKVPLEIFGVSKALQQQKTDKYLALVGLQAFHNKFPWQLSGGMQQRASIARALCFEPQLLLMDEPFGALDEITRDHLNLELLKIWRETGKTVVFVTHSIPEAVLLSTHIVVMSPRPGRIAKVIKSPLPKDRRLEDRESPEFVAVMQEVREALANDHRID, via the coding sequence ATGACAATTTCAGAGACTGCAACAAAGACAGAGACAGAAACCGAGATCGAACGCGCGTCTGAAGACTCCGAAGTCGCCACACCACTGAGTAAGACACAAAACAATCGGGCAATGATTTCCATCGAGGATCTATCCCTCGTATTTGAGACAAATGACGGGTCAGTCAATGCGTTGTCTCACATTGATTTAGACATAGGTGAGGGTGACTTTGTGTCCTTCATTGGACCCTCAGGGTGTGGTAAAACCACGCTGTTACGCGTGATTGCGGATCTTGAGAAGCCTACGTCAGGTAAAATTTTTGTGGACGGTACCTCGCCCGAAGACGCTCGGTTAAATCGGCTCTACGGTTATGTTTTTCAAGCGCCCGCTTTGTTTCCTTGGCGCACCATTGACAGTAATTGCAAAGTACCGCTTGAAATTTTTGGTGTGTCGAAAGCGCTACAGCAACAAAAAACGGACAAATATCTGGCGCTGGTTGGGCTGCAAGCGTTCCACAATAAGTTTCCGTGGCAATTGTCGGGCGGAATGCAACAACGTGCTTCGATCGCGCGAGCATTGTGCTTTGAGCCTCAGTTATTGCTAATGGACGAACCTTTCGGTGCCCTGGACGAAATTACCCGAGATCATCTCAACCTAGAGTTACTTAAAATTTGGCGAGAAACCGGTAAGACAGTGGTTTTTGTGACGCACTCGATCCCCGAAGCGGTCTTGCTGTCTACGCACATTGTAGTGATGTCCCCACGACCTGGCCGGATTGCAAAGGTGATCAAAAGCCCATTGCCGAAAGACAGACGATTAGAAGATCGAGAAAGCCCTGAATTTGTCGCCGTGATGCAAGAAGTACGCGAAGCGCTGGCAAACGATCATCGGATAGATTGA